The Trichoderma breve strain T069 chromosome 2, whole genome shotgun sequence DNA segment tcctcttcgccatcgtcCTGTCCATCCCCGTTGCCTTCGATGTGGGCGGGCGAGACAGCGGGCTGGCCTACAGCCTGAGCCTGTCCATCTTCTACATCTTCTACTCGGCCATCCGACTGGCCACGCCCGAGACTTCGCGCATCCGATGGACCATTGTATcgctgctgaggctggcgCAATGGTTCGTCATCCCGTCGCTGCTAATCTGGGCGCTGGGCAAGTTCGCCGTGGACGCCGACGACGCGAGCTGGGTGGAGAGGACCTTTGACGGCGTCTTCCACTCCAAGAGCACAAGCTGGACCGAGTGGATGTTTGGCAAGGAGGGCGTGCTGGAGACGGTTATGCTGGGCTCGTGGGATAATGTGCTGCGCTATTCGGGCCCCGTCTTCCAGCTGCTCGAGGGCTTCTGCACACTGCTCGTGATCCAGGCAGCGGGACAGATTACTCGATGGCTGGTCAACAGAGGGAGGAGCGATACCTGGGTGGTGAGTGCGATCCCGTGAAAAAGAAACTGATAACGCCATCATGTCGGTAGCTAACTGTCGCATCTTGCAGATCTTCTTGCTTGCGTTTTCCGGCTCCATCATTGCCAGCGCTGTCTATTTCCTGTGGCGTGTTGCTCAGTTCCCCCAAATCAGCAACATTGATGCCACGCTCATTGGTGCCACCATGACCACGGCCGTGTTTCTTTGCGCCTACGGCATTGGCAGCGGTCGCGGCAGCCCTGTCGAATCATCGCTTCTCTTTGCTTACGTCGTGCTCTGTGTCTACCAGATCTTTACCGACTACCTCCCTTCCGACGGCACCTATTCGGCCGAGGACCAGGCATCATCTCAGCCAGAAATCCCCCCGCTGcctcccatcatcatggcctcgtACTCAACCTTGCTTCACATAGTTAGCACTCTCCCTGGCGCTCTTCACTCTTCGCTCGCCCTATTGTACGCCGCTTTCCAGACTATTACGCCGtccgtcatcatctccctcgcATACcgtctcttcgtcttctacTGCGCCACTCGCATCATTCCTTCGGTGCGGGACCTGGGTGCCCGAGCCATGCTGCACGAGCCTGACTGGGATGAGTCAGAAGCGGCGTCAATGTTCCTCAGCATTCTCAGCTACTTTTCACCGACAATTTTGATAGCTGTCTACACCAGCCTGCTGTTACAACATTTTTCGACCAGCGAGGGGCCAGATGGATGGACACTCAGGGGCGGAGACGTGGGCGGCAGCACTTGGCGATGGATCAACGTGGGACTGACAATGGTCCTGTACGGTATAGAACTCACGCTCAGCACAGACGACCAGGATCATTGGAAGGTGGATTGAAGTGGCACAggagaaaataaaaggaGAAATCAAAACAGGAGAAGGAACGCGGCTTGAACCACAGTTGGCCGTTTGACCgatgggaaaaagaaggggatTACCACCAATCGCCATGGAAAGAGGGTATCACCTACAAAGAGCGAATCAGGGGCGGATTACTGCATGTACGGAAGTGGAAACATGCGAAATGTCTGCTTCGCCACGAGAAACGAGATGTTGCACCTTGACTTCTGCAGTTCGTCAGTTCAGCTACTACCTTTCTTGCAAGGGAGGAGCATATAGAGCGAGCAAATCCTTTTACGATGCTCTTGTTATCTTGTTAGACAGCACTATATGAATACCTTATTTGAAGCTGCTATTTTGTTACAGGATCTGTATGTTAGACGTATTAGTGACTGTTTGTCGTCCTGATTTGGTCTGCCGAGGTTCACCGGGATTGCGAGGGATTGCGATTAATGTATTTTATCTAGGCTAAGCTAGACGGTATGGAGATGCAGTTGCCAAGTTGGGCACTATTTCGTGATGGAGAATGCAATTAACTAGCCCAAAAGTGGGCTAAAGCCATCGGTTAACTCAATTGATCAACATTCATCCATCGATCTGTTCCTCTTCTTACAAGACGCAACTTACACCCCATTTCTCACTCgtcatctctctttttctttttatctcCCTTTTATCCATCTTAActcttcaatctccctcAAACTTACACCAAAATGGCTTCCAAAGAACGCCAATACGCAACAAAGGGCCTCCCGCCCCCTCCCAATGTCTCTGTAGTCACCAAGCCCATGGCTGGCCTCCTAGTCGACATCTACGGCTTACAAGAGCTCCCCCCAGCTCCCGCACCAGTAACTTGCCTGTGGCTTCTCCATCCCCGGACGCGGTCCAAGGCCGTCATGAACGACATTGCGCGGCGGGCCGTGCATTCTTGGAACCAGAGCccgaagcagaagcagcggGGGCTCGTGGCGCTGGTGTTTGACATGCCTAATCACGGGACGAGGATGGTTAGCGAGTTGGCGAACAAGGCGTGGGATGAGGGCAATGAGCAGCATGCGATTGATATGCTGGGCTTGGTTAAGGCGGGTGCGGGGGATGCGAGTGGGTTGATGGACCTGGTGGCGGGGTATCTGGGGAGGGAGACGGATGCTCATGTGTGTTTGGGGTGGAGTTTGGGAGGGCATGCGGCGTGGCAGGCGTGGtttggggaggagaggatggatgcTGCTGTGGTGGTTGTTGGATGTCCTGATCTTGCGGGTGAGTGAAGTCTTGAGTGAAGTCTTTTGTGTGGAAACGGAATGGAGGAGATGTACAAGCTTTGAGATGCTAACACGATGGAAATAGGCTTGCTGGGAAGTCGTGCTGCGGCATCCAAGTTGGAACATGGTGAGGGAGGTTTCTTGGGGAGCAAGTATTTCCCACCGGACACCATTGCTACTATTCGGAAGAGCGATCCCAAGGGCATCCTCTTCGGGACGAATCCCATTCCCTCACTTCCCCTATCATCAGCTGAGCAGGACCGGCTGCGCAAGATCTTGGACGGCCGCGTTCGGGGGAAGAAGTTGCTTTTGTGCTCGGGAGGGGCTGATGATCTGGTGCCGTATGCGCAGGGGGAGCCATTTATTCGGGTGTTGAAGGATGCGGTGGACGGGTGGTATGCTGACGGGAGCGTGGAGGTGGATAATCGGGTGTATGAGGGCGTGGGACATAGGTTTGCGGCGGATATGGTGACTGATGCGGTTGGTTTTTTGATGAGGGTTGTTGCGGAGGGGCCGAGGCAGAAGAGTGAGAGTAGAGCGAAGATGTAGATGTGGAATGTGAGTTGCTACTTGATGCTTGAAGTCATGATTATACCGGATAGACGTGAGTTGAGTGACTTGGGGAATGTCTTAGTATTGTTGTTTCTGGAAAGATTCTAGGTGCCAGAGATGGATTTACTTCTatactactaggtagatCTATCCATCTCTAGTAGATCTATCCATGACCAACAGATCTGTCctatctacatgtacttgagACGAACACACTCCCGAGTGACTGATGTGTTCATTACCCAGATCCTGATAGTACATCAAATTCCCCGGACATTGGATTGGGTGTCATTGGaagccttttcttcttcttgattACTGCTTTCCACCTCAACCTTCCCCATCCATTGATGTATTAGGGCGTTCTGGTTTTCCTGCCAGTTATCGAGAtgagcatcgccatcgacgccatcattATCATCACAATCCTCGTTATCCTCATgtccttcatcatcaccagaatactcttcctcatcatcgtaCAACTCATCTTCAGGCTCTCGCTATGCGCCACAAATCGCAGCAACACGACGAAGATCCCATGACAGCTGGAGAAGATCGAAGTTTGGGAGATAGCTTTCGTCTACCCAATCCCAAAAAGTGAAAGTATATCCTGTTCTTAGCGGAACACCCGAAGACCGATAAACACCAGTCATCCAACTGGGGAAACTACCAACTCGCCTCGTTAAATCGTCGAAACAGACACCACGTATGCTCGTATCTGGCGTCGACCGGCTTGGCTCGATCCAGTGAAGCTGCACACAGACTGTACCGCCTTCCATCACCCATAATGGTTTGAGCGCCATGCCGCCATTGTTGAACCACCAGTGCAGTTGACGATTGAGCGAGAGCAGATTCTGAGGGGACTCGCTAATGTTTTGATCCCCAGCCATCAATGCTGAGAGCCGAGCAGCCGAATCAGTGCCCCAAAAGATGTCGATCATGGCCGTGATGCTGGATAGATTCGAACCATCCAGGGGGAAAATATGAGCCATGGCAGGGTTTGGCTGGACGCTAAGGCAACAAACTTTGCGATCCCGGTACCTGCACTATTGGACGTTAGAAGGACGTTGTTGAATGATGGGCTGGGAAAGCCTGTTGAAGCACTTACGAGTCTTGCAGCCCATGCTGCTCTCTCATCAGCCAGGCCTTGTGCTTGTGGGTTCGAAGATGGCAGGTTGAGAAGTTTTGAGGTGAGCGATGAGACGGGAGCACCTCTTGGGTCAGATGAAAGGCTTTCCTGAGAGAGACGCCGCGTTTTTGTCGGCACTTCTTGAACGGATGAGTCTTGAGGATGGTAGCCCGTGCCAGCACTCCCTGATCGTCGCACTTCTTTATTCGCAACTAAAGAGGATTATTGTTAGTAGGCGACGTTTCTTCCCATATCCATCCACAAGGTTCTCAGAGACGGAGTCACGCGCTAGAAGCAGGACTCGGGAAGACATACATGCTTGAATACCGGCCAGACTTATTTCCCGCCACTGGGTGAGCATGGTTTTGACAGCAGTTTGGTCGTTATCGCGATggctcatctccagcatctcgacTTTGGACTGTAAATTGTCGACTGGGGCGACCATCAAGACCGCAAATAGCGCCATGTGAATGTCGTAGCTTGGATCGACCTCGTGCGCAATCTGTGTAATTTTTTCCAGCAGCTGTTGCCGAATCACTCGTTCGCTAATGTAGGGTGAAACGGGCTCTTTAGGGGCATCTCGGGCGTCAACAGGACCGAGAATATCAGGACAATTCTCGACTGCATAGAGGAACCTCTCGAGCTGCCAATTGTCTTCTAGTTTTAATAGTCGCTGTACTTGATCCTCGTCCAGGAACCCTGCTAAATCGCGTATCTTTCTCTCaaacgaagatgaagccatgatgcctgtcttctttttggtgGGTTTTAGTTGGTTTGCAGTAATGATTAAGAAAGGCTGGAGAGGGCAGAAGCTGAATTTATAGCAGAGAATTAAGATTTGCCCCAGCAATGAAACCTTGAACTCGGCCTGTGATGTATCATTGTACTCTCGTCAACGCCACTCAAACTCACTCACATCAATCGACAAACCTACATACACTCGCACTGAACCATGATACCAGGTGGGTTGAAACAGACGGTGATTGCTTCTTCTTAACTTCTCAATGAACCGATAAGCCCGCTCTGTATTATAACTGCGGAAATATCCAATCCGGgttatacttttttttccccggGTCCATTCTAGCTTCAGGGTTGAATAGATACCAAGTAGCACCATCAACACTGTTAGTTTGATCGCGTTCAGCCAATGCCCTGTTAACACTGACTACTACAGTCAAACTTACATTCGCAAACCGACCCTAATTGCTAACAAGATGCCTCCTATTCCAGCCAAATGAAGACATTGTGGCATATATGACTCCCTAGTAGGTATATTATTGCTAATTACGCCACACAGAGGTAATGTCAACCCAGGGCTTGCTACCTTCACTCTTCTCCTAGTACGCCTGCTTGCCACTCCCAGATAATTTCAGCTTCCTGTTTTCTCCAAAACCACAGTACAAGCTTATGGCTGTGATGTCAAACAAACGTGGCCAATGCTCCCCCTTCTCCGAATACCTAACGTAATAGAATGCGGGCCCCCTTGTCCGCTGCCATCAGTAGCCGCAATACGACATTCACTTTGGCTGGTGAGCAGTGTACTTTGCTCGTAAGACTATCTTATCCTTATAGCAATAGCAATCCCTACTAGTCCTACTCCGTACAACACTAAGAGATGTGAGGGtctttaaataatactaaagCTCAATAGAATGACTAGACCGAAGTCCAAACATGACGGAAAGATTACGCGACAGTAGCCgctaatatatatatatcagaAGCGTATAGCACCAAACACTGCGGAAAGGATACGTAATAGTAGCCGctagtatatatatcttcGAGTAACCCATTGCCATGAGCTGAAATTTGTCTAGCTCTTATTTGATGCATATTTTTTGGGTTCTAAGAAGGATCAGCGAAGAGATCAATTAAGCTCGTGTATGAGTTCTAATAAAAGCCCGAAGCGGAGGAAGTTATTTACATCGACTCTTGTTTCAGTCTAGACCCACGCTCCGTATTTCACGGCGAACTTCAAATCGGCGAATTTCCCTGCTTGACCGACCGGCTTTCGGCATACAACCTGTGACGGGAGAAAGTGGTGACGCCTGGACGCTTGTCTCCCTTCCTCGAAGTGGCACTAAGGCCGTCTGAAAATCTCTCCACAGACCTCGTCTAAAGAGATATACCTAAATTTATGCTTGATCTAAGCTGAAACAGAAGCGGAGGAGAGCTAAATTAGAGCGGACAACCACGCCGTCGAAGCCGACCTACAAAGCGGTACCGCCACGTATTGGGTGCAAGAAGATATCCCTGGGCTATATAGGGAGATATACAAAGTAAAGAGTCTCATGTATACCAGAAGTATAAGACAATGCTAGAACGAGACGGCAATGTCGACTCCAAAATCTCTACTGGCATTTCAGAAAGGAGGAATCACCTAACCAACCTTTCAGGGGTGGTTACCTAAGAACTTCTCCTCTGACCAAATGCTCTATGGGCTAAGGATTAACAAGAAGAGTAGTCGAACTTATCCAAGCTAACGGATTAAATGCCTAACTCGGGTCATATGTAAGTCATTCTCAGCGTCATCTGAATGGGAAGTAATTAGGACGGAAGCAAATACGTAACAGTTATCAGCTACGGCCATAGCTTTTATACCCTCGCGATGCCcgttgtttttcttcttctgctccagCAACATTAGATCGATAAGCTACTACCATCAAACTACTTCAACCAATTTCCATCCTTCTTGTCACACGCTCCTAAAAATGAAGTTTCTCTCGCCTTCCGCTCTCGTCCTGTCGCTATGGGCCGCGGGTTTTGCCTCTGCAGATTTCCACATCGTCGAAATGCCGGGCACCACGGAAAAGCTGGCAGTTCCGTCGAATAAATACAACTGCGGTGGAATTCAATATGCCCTCGATAATaacaacaagctcaagggTGCTATTGGCTCATCCTTCATGTCGATGCATGGCGCCAATCTCTGCGGGGCCAAGAATCTCGACTTTTACAAGCAGTCTGATGGAACGTACGTGTTTTATATTCACAATGGAGACGGTTCGGCACAGGGCCAGTGCTTTCATAATGAATCTTCGAGGGGGAAGATTGGGGCTTGCGGCCGCGGCCGTGGAGATGTGTATGCAGAGAAGTTTGTTTGCTACACCTATTTTTGTAATAAATGAGCTGTCAAGGACAGCCAGGAGATGTTATGATGCAACGCATTTACGGGCGCAACAACAGGCCTATCGAATAGACATCATGGATAAGTAGCGGACATCTGATTCTTCCATACCTGCAGCTATATATCGCTATTGTCTTTGCCTATCTCTACTATCGCTACCTACGTCTAGTATCCGATACTATTGCTACCGCTGTATTGAAATGAAGTATTAAAAATGTGGGTTGAAAGAGCTGTTTTGAAAACAGCTTCTTGTGATTCGGTCTGTATAAATTTGATGTAGATCATGTCCAGCATGTCGGATGCTCTATGCAGAGTGAGGTGGAACAAGCGCCGCTTCTCGTACATAATCGGGGAGTGGATTTACCTTCTACAAtaatctacatgtacatgtaatcaacGCTACCTTCTCCCAAGGCCCCAATTCAAATCCAATCAATTTGCCATTCACAATGGCTTTGCCAAACCACTTAATCATCGTCTGCTGCCACGGCATTTGGACCGGCGGCGCATCAAATGGCGCCAATGAAGACGAGTGGCTAATCGCCGATTTTCAGCGCGGCGAAACGGACACGTTTATCGAGCACATTAAAGCAGGCGTCCGGTGTCTTGCCCAGGACTATGACAACGCCGTGCTCGCATTTTCAGGGTAAGCAGTGTAATATAAATGAAATCACGGCCAAAACTCCAGTCTGATGCATCTGCAGCGGCCCAACACGAAAAGAAACAACTCTGAGTGAGGCCCAGAGCTATGCCAACATCGCCTCTGCCCACGGCTacttcaacctcatcaactcCTCACAAGACTTGGTTAATTCGTCCAAGATTCTAATAGAGGATCGCGCCTTGGACTCTTACCACAATGTGCTCTTCAGCCTTACTCTGTTTTACGCCCGCTTCCATACTTGGCCTGCTTCTTTAACCATTGTATCCCACGCTTTCAAGAAGTTCCGACTCATCAACGGCCATtgcgctgccattggattTCCTCTTAAAAAGACTGAATTTGTTGGTATTGATCCGCCTGGCATGGCGAGcggagagaatgaagatgcgATAAAGGGCGTGGGACAGGCAGTGGACGACTGGATAGCCGATCCATATGGTAGAGGAGAGAAATTGGCGGGGAAGAGGGCAAAGAGGAACCCGTGGGGAGTATGGCAGGGAGCTtttgaggagaagattgaaaAAGATGGCCTTACTTTGGAGAAATTAGTGACAGAGGGTGAAGGCGAGAAGGAGACGTTGGTTGAAGATGCGCCACGGCCGTGGCAGTGAATGCCGTTCAAGATACCTATCAGAGACAAGATTAGAAACTTGATGTTGCATAAGATAGAGAATTGATAGTCTAGAATCTGATGAAGGTGTTGCTTGCAGACGTACATATTTGATCAGTCGCGCATTTGTCCTTCCAGACAAAGTCAATGCGTTCATCATCTCACCAGCCACCACGACGATATACAGAAGGTCAAATACAAGGGACCAACATTTACTGTTAAGCATACGCATAGTAAAATACTTCACCATAAGAAGCCTTTTACGGAGAAATTTAACAACATGGAGAAGCGACTTAAGAACTATATCGACGAGAACGTAGAAAATCTGAAAACCCAGTTAGATCAACTACACAACCAATGCGTGACGCAGTCGGCAAACGGCAATGGGACTACGCAATCCATGAGGATACAATATATTAATTTGCTGGGAAGAGTGGACTAGCGGATGCAAAAGATACAGGAAGAATTACATCGAGATCTGGAGGCGGCTATTGCAGAAAGGCTGAACGCCAACAAAAAGCGATTAGCGTGTGCAGCTTTGGGGGATATTGATGACACTCAGAGGCTTACAGATGCTCAACAGCCTTATCCGGGGGCTCGAGGGTCTGAGATGAACCTTGAGTCTCATCAAATAGGATATAATTATCCATTTATGGAATTTGGGAAACGCTTCGAGACTCAACTCAACAATGTGCAAACGCACCTAGAGTCGTCCGTTTGCGGGATGAAGTCGGGCACCTACAAGAGACTGGCGGGATTGGAAGAAAGAGTTGGCGCCATGGAAGAGAaattggacaagatgatcTTACTGATGGAGAAAATGGATGCCTCTAATGTTGACAAAAGTGTGGTCAGTTGATcttgccaaggctgttgatATGGTTGAATGCTCGTTTGTGGGATCCGTTCTGGTTGGAAAGTTGATATCGGTAGAAGACAGACAATTTGTATTCTGTCTTTTTAAGTCTTGTATCTATTACACTCGCATGATGCCATCTAGGTGTTAATTGGAGGTTGGATGATCAGCAACCCAAGTAATAGCGGTGGTTACAATCACTTCTACGGCTACATTCTTACTTTATCCCATATAGAGTAAAGAGATAGAAGGTAGTAGAGATAATAGAAAGTGGTAGATGTAGTAAGAGATAGTAGCGGAGACTACATACTTCCAGTCCACTGCGTGAACAAAAACCTTCTATCCTTGGTGCCAAAAAGCCTTCAAGATACTTTCCACTTTTGACATTAAAGTTTACGGAGTGAATATATAGACAACTCACGGCGGGACATATAAACTGCAGTGAATTTCTACCGCAAAACCCAGGGCTACTTCAACcacctttcctttttctcttgaACCCATCGCAATCTCGCTTCACATCATGGAAGATCAGCTTGCAAAGGCCTTGGCATCAAGATTGAATAAGCAACAGATGCAGAAAATGTTGTATTTGAACGAATACTTCCAACTTGGCCCGCTCCTCAACTTAGCCAGGGAAAGGCCGCTGCTCATCTCGGGACTCGTTGAAACATATCGCCGTACAGCCGCAGAACCCGTTTCGGATTACGTTCCGAATCTTTGGATGAGAATCAATCTCTACCGTCGGTTAAAAGATAACCTCAGACGGCATGAGCTATCCTTTGTACCAAGTATGACAGTTTTCGCATTGTTCATGGTTGCCCCAACCGACGTGCTGCGATCCCGGCTTGATGATCTAGAGAGAAACGCTCAAGAGAAGAACATGACTGAGGTCCAAGAGTTTATTGAGCAGTGCAGCGCCGCTGTTGCTGTAATACAAGATTGTATGTTGCCAAGCCGCAATACCTATACAAGCATGTTACATGAGAATTTTTATGCTGATGCCTTTCCGCTCTAGTTGTAAGGGCAAAATCGCGACAAGTCGGAGATTTTGGTGAAGACAACTCGCACCTTTTGCGATCAATGAATCTTGTAAGTGCCTATATTGAATACCATCCAATAAAGATCTCTCTAACCTCTATTACTGCAAGAAACGAGACGAGAGGCAATGTAGCATCTCCCGCAATGAGAATCCCGAAGCCGTTCCCATCTTCCCCAATACGATTCATTCTCCCAATCTCTTATCCATGATGGACACCTTTTGGGGTACTGAGACAGCTGCTCGTCTCTCTACACTAATTCGAGATCcagtttttttaaaatccCCCCACAATATGCTATCTCTTAATCGGCAACTAAGTTGGTGGTATCAGAGCGGGAGGATTGCGTTCAAGCCGTTGCGTGAGACGGATACCAACTCGCTTAGAATCCAGTTTCActggctgaagaagagcaaactGGAACCAGCACAACTCTTTACAGATGATATGGACATCCGGGAAGTGATGGAGGCAGCCGATATTCCAGAGCCCGATGGCAGGGGCAAGGGCATTAATGGATGGGGAGAGCATCATTTTGACAGCTACAGTGGCTTGGGCATGGAAACCGGTCAGATCCATTGGCTGAGCGAACACTTCGAGATTGAGCCCCCGAGCTTTGAGATGCTACAGCTCTTGTGGGACTTGCTTCGCGTTGCCGCGATCTGTGGAGCAACCAAACCAATCTATTCGACGGATGAAGCCAACGGCGATTATGATGATCATTATGGTGGTTATGAGGATAGTGATGACGATTACCACAATGGTCGTCGCGATGTTGGATATTATGATGAACAGTATGATGGCGGttatgatgttgatgagatgaaatcACAGCCGGACATGTACCGTGACAAGAACTATGCTCAGCTGCGTCATtggggagaaggagatgagagacaagaagTCGAGGGACAAGAAGTCGAGGGACAAGAAGTCGATGGACTAGAGGACCTACCTATAGAGGAATGTACTTTCCAGTAGAATAGGTAGATCTAGTAGATATCGCTAGCAGAAATAGctagatgtagtagatgtatAAAAGAAGATCTATAAGCTCGCGGAACAGTTGCGCCAACAGCTGAAGAATAACAGCGGTTATGCATGTTTGGTAATCAAAGGTGTATAAACAAGATGGAATCCAATTCTATGTATTTCCCACAACATCCCTTTTTGAGCCGATTtgcttttccctctcctcatcCATATATAATACATGCCGACCTTTTTTCTCAGGTCAGTCTCCCCTATTCAGGGCTTGTTGCTTGATCCAGCTTCAGTGCTGACACGCTCTCTTGTCAGCTTGTCGACAAGGTCATGCGCCTCTGTCACAGTCTTGTCCTTCCCCTTGCCATCACGACGGGACCTTTTTCCAAATCGTGAACTTTGTAATTCtgccctcttctcctcatcaggGATTTTGCCGGATGGAGAACCGGTGCTAACCTC contains these protein-coding regions:
- a CDS encoding ICE2 domain-containing protein, which translates into the protein MWWPFSIFFSSIFLFAIVLSIPVAFDVGGRDSGLAYSLSLSIFYIFYSAIRLATPETSRIRWTIVSLLRLAQWFVIPSLLIWALGKFAVDADDASWVERTFDGVFHSKSTSWTEWMFGKEGVLETVMLGSWDNVLRYSGPVFQLLEGFCTLLVIQAAGQITRWLVNRGRSDTWVIFLLAFSGSIIASAVYFLWRVAQFPQISNIDATLIGATMTTAVFLCAYGIGSGRGSPVESSLLFAYVVLCVYQIFTDYLPSDGTYSAEDQASSQPEIPPLPPIIMASYSTLLHIVSTLPGALHSSLALLYAAFQTITPSVIISLAYRLFVFYCATRIIPSVRDLGARAMLHEPDWDESEAASMFLSILSYFSPTILIAVYTSLLLQHFSTSEGPDGWTLRGGDVGGSTWRWINVGLTMVLYGIELTLSTDDQDHWKVD
- a CDS encoding DUF218 domain-containing protein, whose translation is MALPNHLIIVCCHGIWTGGASNGANEDEWLIADFQRGETDTFIEHIKAGVRCLAQDYDNAVLAFSGGPTRKETTLSEAQSYANIASAHGYFNLINSSQDLVNSSKILIEDRALDSYHNVLFSLTLFYARFHTWPASLTIVSHAFKKFRLINGHCAAIGFPLKKTEFVGIDPPGMASGENEDAIKGVGQAVDDWIADPYGRGEKLAGKRAKRNPWGVWQGAFEEKIEKDGLTLEKLVTEGEGEKETLVEDAPRPWQ